The DNA sequence CGCAACTGTTCCTTGATGGTCTTGATCGAACCCGCCCATTGCGCCTGTGGGCTGAGCTTGAGCGGATACAGGCTGGTGAACCAGCCTACCGTGCGGGTCAGGTCGATGCCGTCGAACAGCTCTTCCCGGCCATGCCCCTCCAGGCGCACCAGCACCTGTGCCCGCCCGGTCCAACGCGCGATCACCCGTGCCAGCGCGGTCAGCAGCAGGTCATTGATCTGGGTGCGATAGGCCGCCGGCGCTTCATGTAACAGCTTGTGCGTCCAGCTTGCGTCCAGGCGCGTCGCGACAGAGGCCGCGCAACGCTGCAGGTTGGCACCTTGCGGGTTGTCACAGGGCAGCGCATCGTCAACGCCTTGCAACTGCTCGTGCCAGTAAGCCATTTCATGCTGCAACGCGGGCGTTGTCGCATAGCCCTGCAACTGCTCTGCCCAGGCCTTGAACGCGCTGGTCTTGGCGGGCAATACCGGGATCTGGCCGGCGGCCAGGGACTGGTAAGCCTGTTGCAGGTCTTCGAGCAGCACCCGCCAAGACACCCCGTCAACCACCAGGTGGTGGATGACCAACAGCAACCGCTGGCTGCCATCGGGCAGCTCGCCCAACACTGCCCGCAGCAGAGGCCCTTGCTCCAGGTTCAGGCTGCGCTGGGCTTGGTTGCCGGCCTGCTCCAGTGCTTCGGCATGTTCAACCTGGCGGCACCACAACAGTTCATGCTGCGCGGTGCCGAACACGGCCTGCCAGGCACCTTCGGCGTGGCTGAAGCGCAGGCGCAGGGCGTCGTGATGGTCGACAACGCAGCGCAACGCCGCTTGCAGGTGATGTTCATCGAGCGCCTCGCGGGTGTGCAGCATCAGCGACTGGTTCCAGTGATGCCGCGCGACCACGTCTGCTGCGAAGAACCACTGCTGAATCGGTGTCAGCGGCATGCTGCCCTCGACCTGCCCCTGGTCGATTGCGGTGCCGGTTTCTTGCCGGGCGATCGCAGCCAACCCTTGTACTGTCTGGTGCTGGAACAGCTCCTTGGGAGTGAAGCGGATACCCAGCTGGCGGGCACGGCTGACTACCTGCAACGACATGATCGAATCGCCGCCCAGTTCGAAGAAGTTGTCGGCAAGGCCGACTTGCTCCAGCTTCAGCACGTCGGCCCAGATGGCTGCGATCTGCTGCTCCAGTTCGGTCTGCGGCGCTATGTACTCACCCTGCAGCACGCTGGCATCTGGCACCGGCAAGGCCTTGCGGTCGAGCTTGCCGTTGCCGGTAAGGGGCAGCAGCTCCAGGAACAGCAGATGCGCGGGCAGCATGTGCTCAGGTAGGCTGGCCTTCAGTTCGGCACGCAGGCTATCACGCAGTTGCGCCTGCCGTTCGATACTGTTCAGCACACCAGCATCGGCAGGCACCACATAGCCCACCAGCTGCTTGCCACTGGCGCCATCCAGCGCCAGCACCGCAACCTGGCGCACGGCAGGCTGTGCGAGCAGGCGCGCTTCGATCTCGCCCAGCTCGATACGGAAACCGCGAATCTTAACCTGCTGGTCGATACGCCCGATGTATTCGATGACCCCGTCGGTACGGTAACGGGCCAGGTCGCCAGAGCGGTACAGGCGCCCGCCCTGGTCATCGAAGGGATTGGGTACGAAGCGCTCGGCTGTCAACCCGGGGCGGCCGTGGTAGCCCCGCGCCAGGCCCGCCTGGCCAATCAGCATTTCCCCCGTGCAACCTGGCAGAATCGGGTTCAGGTTTGCGTCGAGCAAATACCACGACAGGTCGGGGATGACCTCGCCGATCGGGCTGCTGGCGCCGTGGTGCAAGTCGTCCAGGGTGATCGGCCGGTACGTCACGTGTACGGTGGTTTCGGTGATGCCATACATGTTGATCAGGCGCGGCTGGTGGTCGCCAAACACCTCCAGCCAGGGTCTCAGGCTGCTGACCTCCAGGGCCTCGCCACCAAACAGCACATGCCGCAGGGCCAGTTGCTGCCCCGCCTTCGCCGCCTCGCAGGCAACCGCAACAAGCGGTTTGAACGCCGAGGGCGTCTGGTTGAGTACGGTAACCTGCTCGCGTACCAGCAAGGCGTGGAAGTCTTCGCTGGAACGCGCCACATCCGTGGGCACGATGACTGCCTTGCCGCCATGCAGCAATGCGCCGTACAGCTCCCATACCGAGAAGTCGAAGGCGTAGGAGTGGAACACCGTCCATACGTCATTGGCAGCGAAATGGAACCAGTGCCGGGTGGCGGCAAACAGGCGCACCACGTTCCGATGCGGCAGCAGCGTACCTTTGGGCTTACCGGTGGAGCCCGAGGTGTAGATCACATAAGCCAGGTTGTCGGCATTCACCTCGCAGGCAGGGTTGACCTCGCTATAGCCGCCGAGGCCGGTATCGCCGTCCAGTTCCAGCACATGCACACCTGCCGGTATTGGCAGCGTGTCACGCAGGTGCTGCTGGGTCAGCAACAGGCGGATACCGCTGTCCTCGAATAGATAGGCGAGGCGGTCCTGTGGGTACGCCGGGTCCAGCGGCACGTAGGCAGCACCGGCCTTGAGAATGCCCAGCAGGCCAACAACCATCTCCAGGCTGCGCTCGACGGCCAGGCCGACCAGTACATCCGGCCCGGCCCCCAGCTCCAGCAGTTTGTGCGCCAGCTGGTTGGCCCGGCGGTTGAGCTCGGCGTAGCTCAGAGTCTGCTCGCGGCAGACCAGCGCTATCGCATCCGGTGCAGCTTCGACCTGGGCCTCGATCAGGCGATGAAGCGGCTGTTCGGCGGGGAACTGCATCGGTGACGGGTTCCAGGCCTGTACGGCCTGGTCCTGTTGCGCCTGGCTGAGCAGCGGCAGGTCGGCCACGCGCTGCCCGGGCCGGTGCACGATCGCCTCAAGCAGGTTGACCCAGTGAAGTGCCATCCGTTCGATGGTTGCGGCATCGAACAGGTCAGTCGCGTAGCTCAGGGCGGCGTCGAGGCCATGCTCGTATTCGAAAGTGTCCAGGGTCAGGTCGAACCTGGCCGTATCGTGGGCCCAGGTCAACCCCTCCACCTGCAGCCCTGGCACGCTGCGCTGCCCACCCTTGGCCTGCACCTGGTGGTTGTACAGCACCTGGAACAGTGGGCTGTGGCTCAGGCTGCGCTCGGGCTGAAGGGCCTCCACCAGTTGCTCGAACGGCAAGTCCTGATGGCTCTGCGCCCCCAGCACGCGCTGCTTGACCTGCTGGAGCAGGTCGCTGAAGGTCAGCGGCAGGTCGAACTCGGCACGCAATACTTGGGTATTGACGAAAAAGCCGATCAGCCGTTCGGTTTCGACCCGATTACGGTTGGCCACCGGTACCCCGACGCGGATATCCGCCTGCCCGGAATAGCGGTGCAGCAAAGCCTGGAAACTGGCCAGCAGCACCATGAACAGCGTCGCCCCCTGCCCCTGGGCCAGCTGCCTGAGCGAATGCACCAGGGCTTGCGGCAGGCGAACCTCATGCCGGGCGCCTCGGTGGCTACTGGTCGCGGCACGCGGGCGATCGGTGGGCAACTCGAGTACTGGCTGGTCATCACCAAGCTCTGCCTTCCAGTACGCCAGCTGCCGCTCGCGCTCACCCGCCTCCATCCACTGCCGCTGCCAGATCGCGTAGTCGGCATACTGGACCGGCAGCGCCGGCAGCTGCGGCGCCTGGCCTTGGCTATACCCGGCATACAGCTGCATCAGCTCGTCGATCATCAGCGGCATCGACCAGCCATCGGAGACGATGTGATGCAGCGTCACCAGCAGCACATGCTCGTCCTGCCCAAGGCGCAGCAAGCTGACCCGCAGCAGTGGCCCGTGCTGCAGGTCGAACGGGCGGCGTGCCTCGGCCTCGACGTGCTCGCGCACGCTGTGTTCATCGGCGCCGGCCAGCGTCTGGATCACCAACGCCACGCTGTGCTTGGGGTGAATGACCTGGACGGCGCCCTGCCCGTCATCGCTGAAGGTGGTGCGCAAGGTTTCGTGGCGGACCACCAGCGCGTCAAAACTGCGCTGCAACGCCTCGACATCCAGATGGCCCTGCAGGCGCAAGGCCGCCGGGATGTTGTAGAGCGGTGCGGCAGGCTCAAGTTGCCAGAGAAACCACTGCCGCTGCTGGGCGTATGAAAGGGGGACAGGGGCTGCAGGCTCGCGCCTGAAGATCGGGGTGACCCCATACAGGTTCACCCCCTGCTGCTTGAGCAAGGCTGCCAGGGCCTGGCGCTCTTTGGTGGACAGTAGCTTTACAGACTCAAGCAGCTCTTGCACAGTCAAAATCTCCTAAGAAACCAGCTTTTCAATTTCCTCCGTAGTTAGACGTTTCAGGGCCTCCAGGGATTTAGCCAGCTCATTCTGCACAGGGTCCGCCTGTGGCGTGAGCTGCTCAAGCTGCGCGCAGTAGCCGCCCAGATCGGGGCTTTCGAACAGCGCTTTCAGGCCGACCGCCAAGCCGAGCTGCTCCTGCACGCGGCTGGTCACCTGGGTGGCGATCAGGGAGTGGCCACCCAGCAGGAAGAAGTTGTCGCCCAGGCCAACCCGGTCGACTTTCAGCACATCCACCCAGATCGCCGCCACCTGCTGCTGCAAGGGCGTACGCGGTGGCACGTGGGCCTCCTCCGCCAGGGCAAGATCCGGGCGCGGCAACGCCTTGCGGTCCAGCTTGCCATTCGGCGTCAGGGGCAGCTTGCCCAGCAGCACCAGGTAAGAAGGCAGCATGTATTCCGGCAACTGCCTGCGCAACGCACTGCGCAGTTGCTCACGCAGGGCTGCCTGCGCAGCGGCATCGGCCATCACCCCAGGCTCGTCAGGGACTGCATACGCCACCAGCTGCTGGCCACCGGGGCCATCAACGGCCATGACCACGGCTTCGCGCACCGCCTGCTGTTGCAGGCGCACCTCGATCTCGCCCAGTTCGATGCGGAAGCCGCGAACCTTTACCTGATGGTCCACCCGGCCGACATACTCCAGCACCCCGTCAGGCCGATAACGGGCCAGGTCACCGGTACGGTAGATGCGCCCGCCGTGGGCATCGAAGGGGTTGGGGAGGAAACGCTCGGCGCTGAGCCCCGGGCGCTTCAGGTAACCACGGGCCAAGCCGGCACCGGCCAGGTACAACTCACCGACGGCACCCACCGGCACCGGCTGCAGGGCAGCGCTGAGCACGTAGGCAGCACTGTTGTGCAAAGGTCGGCCGATGTTCGCCTGGCCACCGGCCACCCTCAGCGTGCAGGTGGAATAGGTGGTGTCCTCGGACGGGCCATACAGGTCGTACACCTCGTGTACGTGCGCCAGGCGGTAGAGGTCATCGACAAGCGATTGCTTCAGCGCTTCGCCACACAGGTTGATGGTGTTGACCGACGCGGGAATATTGCCGGTTTCGCACAGCTGCCTGATTGCCGATGGCACGGTGTTCACCAGCCGCACCCGGTCCTTCGCCGCCAGGTTCGGCAGTTCGAGGGCATTGCCGGCCAACACCGCATAACCACCCGCCGAGAGGGTGACGAACAGTTCCCACACCGACAGGTCGAAGCAGATCGAGGTGGAAAACAGCACGCCACACAGGTCTGCCTGGTCGTATACCGATAGCGACCAGCCGATCAGTGCCGCCACACTGCGGTGCTCGATCTGCACGCCCTTGGGCTTGCCCGTCGAGCCTGAAGTGTAGATGCAGTAGATGAGGTTGCGGGCACTGCTCACGCAGGCCAGGTCAGTGTCCGGGTAGCCGTCCAGCGGCACCTGGTCCAGCAGCAGCGCGCGCGAGCGGAACTGCTCCGGCATGCGGTCAAGCACGCTGGTCTGCGACAGCAACAGGATCGCCTGGCTATCCTCGAGCATGTACTCCAGGCGGTCCTGCGGATATTCCGGGTCCAGCGGCACATAGGCGCCCCCCGCCTTGAGAATGGCCAGCAGGCTGACGACCATCTCCAGGTTGCGCTGCATGGCGATGCCCACCAGCACATCCGGGCCCACACCCTGCTCGCGAAGCTTGTGCGCCAGCTGGTTGGCCCGGCAGTTGAGCTCGGCATAGCTCAGCGTCTGCGCGCCGAAGATCAGTGCCGGGGCGTCCGGGGTTCGCGCTACCTGCGCCTCGAAAAGCTGGTGAATGCAGCTGGCATCCGGGTAGCTGGCCTGAGTCGCGTTCCATCCTGCAATGATCTGCTGGTGCTCGGTGTCGTCCAGCAGGGCCAGCTCGGCGATACGCTGGTTGGGCAGCTCGACGACGGCGTGCAGCAGGTTCTGCCAGTGCCGGGCCAGAGAGCGGGCCGTCGCGGCATCGAACAGGTCGGTGGCGTAGACCAGCGCAGCACCGATACCGGTCTCGTGCTCAAAGGTTTCCAGGGTCAGGTCGAACTTGGCGGTGTGGTTGTCCCACGCCACGGCGCTCACTTCCAACCCCGGCAGCGTGTGGCGCTCGCCCCTGGCCTGGGTCTGGTGGTTGTACATCACCTGGAACAATGGGCTGTGATTCAGGCTGCGCTCCGGCTGCAGGGCCTCTACCAGTTGTTCGAAAGGCAGGTCCTGATGGGCCTGGGCCTCGACCACCCGTTGCCGGACCTGGCCGAGAAAGTCGGCAAAGGTCAGCGGCAGATCGAACTCGGCCCGCAGGACCTGGGTGTTGACGAACAACCCGACCAGGCGCTCGGTTTCCACCCGATTGCGGTTGGCCACCGGCACACCGACGCGGATATCCGCCTGCCCTGAATAGCGGTGCAGCAGGACCTGGAAGCTGGCCAGCAGCAGCATGAACAGCGTCACCCCCTGTTGCTGGGCGAACCGCTTGAGCGCTCGCGCCTGGTCTGCCGGCAAATCGATGGCCAGGCGTGCCCCCCTGAGGCTGCTGACCGTTGGCCGCGGGCGGTCCAGCGGCATCTCCAGCAGCGGATCCTCGCCGCCCAGCTGGCCGGTCCAGTAGGCCAGCTGGCGCGCCTGCTCCCCGGCCTCCATCCAGCTCCGCTGCCAGATGGCGTAGTCGGCATACTGAATGGGTAGCGCGGGCAGCTGTGCATCCCGGCCCTGGCTGCAGGCCTCATACAGGCGCACCAGCTCTTGCACCATCAATGGCATGGACCAGCCATCGGCGATGATGTGGTGAACAGTCAGCACCAGCACGTGCTCGTGCGCATCGAGCGCCAGCAGCCTGACCCTCAGCAGCGGCCCTCGCTCCAGGTCGAAGCCTTGGCGCGCCTCACGCTCCACCTGCTCGCGCAAGGCTTCCTCGCCCGGCGTATCCAACGGCTCAGGGGCCACCGGCAACACCAGGCGTGGGTGAACCACCTGCTGCACCTGCTCCTCTTGTTGATGGAAGGTGGTACGCAGCGCATCGTGCCTGGCCAGCAGGCCATCGAAGGCACGCTGCAGGGCTACAAGGTCCAGCTTGCCCGTGAAGCGCAGGGCCGAGGAAATGTTGTATACCGCGCTGTCCGGGTCCAGTTTCCAGAGAAACCACTGGCGTTGCTGGGCATAGGAAAGCGGCAACTGCGCGAAGTCTCCGCACACCTGCGGAATGGGCAGTTGCGCCAGGCTGCTGCCCTTGGACGCCAACTTTTCCAGAAACAGCTTGCGCTGCTCCAGCGGCAGCCGAATGAAGCGCTGGACCAGGTCGGTATTGCGGGTATCGGTGCTCATTTCAAACTGCCTCAAGCTCATTCATGAAGTCGTGGAACTCGTCCAGGTCTGCCGTGCGGTCGCGGGTTGCAGCGCTGACAGCGGTGGCGTAATCGCGAAGGTTTTCGGTCTGGAACAGCAGTGCCA is a window from the Pseudomonas anuradhapurensis genome containing:
- a CDS encoding non-ribosomal peptide synthetase → MSTDTRNTDLVQRFIRLPLEQRKLFLEKLASKGSSLAQLPIPQVCGDFAQLPLSYAQQRQWFLWKLDPDSAVYNISSALRFTGKLDLVALQRAFDGLLARHDALRTTFHQQEEQVQQVVHPRLVLPVAPEPLDTPGEEALREQVEREARQGFDLERGPLLRVRLLALDAHEHVLVLTVHHIIADGWSMPLMVQELVRLYEACSQGRDAQLPALPIQYADYAIWQRSWMEAGEQARQLAYWTGQLGGEDPLLEMPLDRPRPTVSSLRGARLAIDLPADQARALKRFAQQQGVTLFMLLLASFQVLLHRYSGQADIRVGVPVANRNRVETERLVGLFVNTQVLRAEFDLPLTFADFLGQVRQRVVEAQAHQDLPFEQLVEALQPERSLNHSPLFQVMYNHQTQARGERHTLPGLEVSAVAWDNHTAKFDLTLETFEHETGIGAALVYATDLFDAATARSLARHWQNLLHAVVELPNQRIAELALLDDTEHQQIIAGWNATQASYPDASCIHQLFEAQVARTPDAPALIFGAQTLSYAELNCRANQLAHKLREQGVGPDVLVGIAMQRNLEMVVSLLAILKAGGAYVPLDPEYPQDRLEYMLEDSQAILLLSQTSVLDRMPEQFRSRALLLDQVPLDGYPDTDLACVSSARNLIYCIYTSGSTGKPKGVQIEHRSVAALIGWSLSVYDQADLCGVLFSTSICFDLSVWELFVTLSAGGYAVLAGNALELPNLAAKDRVRLVNTVPSAIRQLCETGNIPASVNTINLCGEALKQSLVDDLYRLAHVHEVYDLYGPSEDTTYSTCTLRVAGGQANIGRPLHNSAAYVLSAALQPVPVGAVGELYLAGAGLARGYLKRPGLSAERFLPNPFDAHGGRIYRTGDLARYRPDGVLEYVGRVDHQVKVRGFRIELGEIEVRLQQQAVREAVVMAVDGPGGQQLVAYAVPDEPGVMADAAAQAALREQLRSALRRQLPEYMLPSYLVLLGKLPLTPNGKLDRKALPRPDLALAEEAHVPPRTPLQQQVAAIWVDVLKVDRVGLGDNFFLLGGHSLIATQVTSRVQEQLGLAVGLKALFESPDLGGYCAQLEQLTPQADPVQNELAKSLEALKRLTTEEIEKLVS